From one Erythrobacter sp. HKB08 genomic stretch:
- the nhaA gene encoding Na+/H+ antiporter NhaA, translated as MVVRTAAQSLRAFMQEESAGGIVLMVAAVLALLAANSVLAPGYFAMLQTEIAVTVGGGGIEKPALLWINDGLMAVFFLLVGLEVKREVLTGQLSSWSQASLPLFAALGGMIAPALVFVAINWSNPENLNGWAIPAATDIAFALGVLALLGSHVPVALKALLLAIAVIDDIGAIAVIAIFYTPGVETGMLLAATATLALLFGIGRARVSSSIPYIILGAVLWFFVLKSGVHATLAGVALAMAIPLHDRTGDAVLERMEHALHPWVAFLVVPIFAFANAGVTLIGLEPSALLAPLPLGIALGLLVGKQIGIVGFAWLAAKTGISRLPEGISWRQLWGLSLIAGIGFTMSLFIGNLAFVDAAQVDAVKLGVLAGSLVSALAGIALLRTGRVTA; from the coding sequence ATGGTCGTCCGTACCGCTGCGCAGTCGCTGCGTGCCTTCATGCAGGAAGAAAGCGCGGGCGGTATCGTGCTGATGGTTGCGGCAGTGCTTGCGCTCCTCGCGGCGAACAGCGTGCTGGCACCGGGCTATTTCGCAATGCTCCAGACCGAGATCGCGGTCACCGTGGGCGGTGGCGGGATCGAGAAGCCCGCGCTGCTGTGGATCAACGACGGGCTGATGGCGGTGTTCTTCCTCCTCGTCGGTCTCGAAGTGAAGCGCGAGGTCCTGACCGGCCAGTTGTCGAGCTGGTCGCAGGCCTCTCTTCCCCTGTTCGCGGCACTCGGGGGGATGATCGCGCCGGCGCTCGTCTTCGTCGCCATCAACTGGTCGAACCCGGAAAACCTCAACGGCTGGGCGATCCCCGCCGCGACCGATATCGCCTTCGCGCTCGGCGTGCTCGCGCTGCTGGGCAGCCATGTTCCCGTGGCATTGAAGGCATTGCTGCTCGCAATCGCGGTGATCGACGATATCGGCGCGATCGCCGTCATCGCGATCTTCTACACCCCCGGCGTCGAGACCGGCATGCTGCTGGCTGCGACTGCAACGCTGGCGCTGCTGTTCGGCATCGGCCGGGCGAGGGTGAGTTCGTCGATCCCCTACATCATCCTCGGTGCAGTGCTCTGGTTCTTCGTCCTCAAGTCCGGTGTCCATGCGACGCTTGCGGGCGTGGCTCTCGCCATGGCTATCCCGCTGCACGACCGGACCGGCGATGCCGTGCTCGAGCGGATGGAACACGCGCTGCATCCGTGGGTTGCGTTTCTCGTGGTTCCCATTTTCGCTTTCGCCAACGCCGGAGTGACGCTGATCGGGCTCGAGCCGTCCGCGCTGCTTGCGCCGCTGCCGCTTGGCATTGCGCTCGGCCTGCTGGTCGGCAAGCAGATCGGCATCGTCGGCTTCGCCTGGCTTGCGGCGAAGACCGGTATTTCGCGACTGCCCGAGGGTATTTCGTGGCGCCAGCTGTGGGGGCTTTCGCTGATTGCCGGTATCGGTTTCACCATGAGCCTGTTCATCGGCAACCTCGCATTCGTCGACGCGGCGCAGGTCGATGCGGTCAAGCTGGGCGTACTTGCAGGTTCGCTCGTCTCCGCCCTGGCCGGGATCGCCTTGCTGCGCACAGGACGCGTGACGGCCTGA
- a CDS encoding calcium/sodium antiporter — translation MGGAILLVLGGLVGLAIGGELLVRGSVGIARYLKISSLITGLVIVGFATSMPEMVASIQAAMIGSPGIAWGNIVGSNIANSLLILGSAALIAPIALTGLGKRDANVALGATVLLVVLAYLQIGHPLIGAGLLFCIVAYIVWRYTHPRSLEEDDDGEDGPQRTWLAVLFFLAGLAILIFAGKILVDGAVDLARLFGLSETAIGLTIVAVGTSLPELAASVAAAWRGRSGLALGNVIGSNIYNILLIGGATMSIAPGALPADILGLELGLLLVSAIAIAALMWRAPSISRPVGGLLVLIFFANTGLLLLQ, via the coding sequence ATGGGCGGCGCGATCCTGCTAGTGCTCGGCGGCCTCGTCGGGCTGGCCATCGGCGGCGAGCTGCTGGTGCGCGGCTCGGTCGGCATTGCGCGCTACCTCAAGATATCGAGCCTCATCACCGGTCTCGTGATCGTCGGCTTCGCGACGTCGATGCCGGAGATGGTGGCGAGCATCCAGGCGGCGATGATCGGTTCGCCCGGTATCGCCTGGGGCAACATCGTCGGCTCCAACATCGCCAACTCGCTGCTGATCCTCGGGTCCGCCGCGCTGATCGCACCGATTGCGCTGACCGGCCTCGGCAAGCGCGATGCGAATGTAGCGCTCGGTGCCACCGTGCTGCTAGTTGTGCTGGCATATCTGCAGATCGGCCATCCGCTGATCGGGGCAGGGCTGCTGTTCTGCATCGTCGCATACATCGTGTGGCGCTACACCCACCCGCGATCGCTCGAGGAAGACGATGACGGTGAGGACGGCCCGCAACGCACTTGGCTGGCGGTGCTCTTCTTCCTTGCCGGCCTCGCGATCCTGATTTTTGCCGGAAAGATACTCGTCGATGGCGCCGTCGACCTGGCGCGCCTGTTCGGCCTTAGCGAGACGGCCATCGGACTGACGATCGTCGCAGTCGGCACTTCTCTGCCGGAGCTCGCCGCGTCCGTTGCCGCAGCATGGCGAGGGCGCTCTGGCCTAGCGCTGGGCAACGTCATCGGCTCCAACATCTACAACATCCTGCTGATCGGCGGTGCGACCATGAGCATCGCGCCGGGGGCGCTACCTGCCGACATCCTTGGCCTCGAGCTCGGCTTGCTCCTCGTGTCCGCAATTGCGATCGCGGCCCTGATGTGGCGGGCGCCGTCGATCTCGCGCCCGGTTGGCGGGCTGCTGGTTCTGATCTTCTTCGCCAACACCGGACTGCTGCTCCTGCAATAA
- a CDS encoding site-specific DNA-methyltransferase: MGVIETTKARAARTRTAVAKPVAPLPVGQILDGDCVEAMRRLPDASIDLVFADPPYNLQLGGDLNRPDGSHVDAVTDEWDRFDSFKSYDDFTRAWLTEAKRILKPDGALWVIGSYHNIYRVGAILQDLGFWILNDIVWRKSNPMPNFRGTRFTNAHETLLWCSQGEKAKYHFNYRAMKTLNDELQMRSDWVLPICGGGERLKEGGHKVHPTQKPEALLYRVLLSTTEKGDVVLDPFFGTGTTGAVAKRLGREWIGCEREGVYRDAALKRIEKELPLDESSLQTMQSKRSAPKVAFGALVENGYLKPGTEVFDKKRRWVAKVRADGSLIYEKKTGSIHGLGKELQGAPSCNGWTFWHYEDGGEIKPIDAARQTYLLAVED; encoded by the coding sequence ATGGGGGTCATCGAGACCACGAAAGCGCGTGCTGCGCGCACCAGGACGGCTGTTGCCAAGCCCGTCGCACCGCTGCCGGTGGGCCAGATCCTCGACGGCGACTGCGTCGAAGCGATGCGCCGTCTGCCGGACGCCTCGATCGATCTCGTCTTTGCCGATCCGCCCTACAACCTCCAGCTGGGCGGCGACCTCAACCGTCCGGACGGTAGCCATGTCGATGCCGTAACGGACGAATGGGATCGCTTCGACAGCTTCAAGAGCTATGACGATTTCACGCGCGCCTGGCTGACCGAGGCCAAGCGCATCCTCAAGCCTGATGGCGCGCTGTGGGTCATCGGCAGCTATCACAACATCTACCGCGTCGGGGCGATCCTGCAGGACCTGGGTTTCTGGATCCTCAACGACATCGTCTGGCGCAAGTCCAACCCGATGCCGAACTTCCGCGGCACCCGCTTCACCAATGCGCATGAGACGCTGCTTTGGTGCAGCCAGGGCGAGAAGGCGAAGTATCACTTCAACTACCGCGCGATGAAGACGCTCAACGACGAGCTCCAGATGCGCAGCGACTGGGTCCTGCCGATCTGCGGCGGCGGCGAGCGGCTGAAGGAAGGCGGGCACAAGGTTCACCCGACGCAGAAACCCGAAGCGCTGCTCTACCGCGTGCTTCTCTCGACAACCGAAAAGGGCGACGTCGTGCTCGACCCATTCTTCGGCACCGGCACCACCGGCGCGGTCGCCAAGCGCCTCGGCCGCGAGTGGATCGGCTGCGAGCGCGAGGGCGTTTACCGCGATGCCGCGCTCAAGCGGATCGAGAAGGAACTGCCGCTCGACGAAAGCTCGCTCCAGACCATGCAGAGCAAGCGCTCGGCGCCCAAGGTCGCGTTCGGCGCGCTGGTCGAGAACGGCTATCTCAAGCCCGGTACCGAGGTGTTCGACAAGAAGCGCCGCTGGGTCGCGAAGGTACGTGCCGACGGTTCGCTCATTTACGAGAAGAAGACCGGCAGCATCCACGGCCTCGGCAAGGAATTGCAGGGCGCGCCGAGCTGCAACGGCTGGACCTTCTGGCACTACGAGGACGGCGGCGAAATCAAGCCGATCGATGCCGCGCGCCAGACTTACCTGCTGGCGGTCGAGGACTAG
- the folP gene encoding dihydropteroate synthase: protein MTKSVYIRPIGTTPSPQAEHGNAVRIAGGMTYAHRFAVIVREGGAVIDRFLASPETIDDVLGDLSDDIAAEAERQWTALRFAHPALQLGDRSIHLDQPQVMGILNVTPDSFSDGGEFIERPEAGRAHAAAMLEAGAALIDIGGESTRPGAAATWEGDELERVVPAVEYCSAMGAAISVDTRRPAVMEAALDAGAHLVNDISALRYDPRSREFVASRACPVVLMHAPGNGDNPHAGGDYEAVVFDVFDGLKERRDEAIAAGIPQERIILDPGIGFGKSLAENLAVMNALAMYHALGCPLLLGASRKRMIGALSNEAPAEQRLGGSIALAIAGMNAGVQLLRVHDVPQTVQARNVWRGQRDAALTDFAELPGS, encoded by the coding sequence ATGACCAAGTCTGTCTACATCCGCCCCATCGGCACCACACCGAGCCCGCAGGCAGAGCATGGCAATGCCGTGCGGATCGCAGGCGGAATGACCTATGCGCACCGCTTCGCCGTCATCGTGCGCGAGGGCGGGGCGGTGATCGACCGCTTCCTCGCCTCGCCGGAAACGATCGACGACGTGCTGGGCGATCTGTCCGACGACATTGCCGCGGAAGCCGAACGGCAGTGGACCGCGCTGCGCTTTGCCCACCCGGCATTGCAGCTGGGCGACAGGTCGATCCATCTCGACCAGCCGCAGGTCATGGGCATCCTCAATGTGACGCCCGACAGCTTTTCGGATGGCGGCGAATTCATCGAGCGGCCCGAAGCCGGACGCGCCCACGCGGCGGCAATGCTTGAAGCCGGGGCTGCGCTGATCGACATCGGCGGTGAAAGCACGCGGCCCGGTGCCGCAGCGACCTGGGAAGGCGACGAGCTGGAGCGCGTCGTTCCGGCAGTCGAATATTGCAGCGCGATGGGTGCGGCGATCAGCGTCGATACGCGCAGGCCAGCCGTCATGGAGGCTGCGCTCGATGCAGGGGCGCATCTCGTCAACGACATATCCGCACTGCGCTACGATCCGCGCAGCCGCGAATTCGTAGCCTCGCGCGCTTGCCCCGTCGTGCTGATGCATGCGCCCGGAAACGGCGACAACCCCCATGCGGGCGGCGATTACGAGGCGGTCGTGTTCGACGTGTTCGACGGCCTGAAGGAACGCCGTGACGAGGCTATCGCGGCCGGCATCCCGCAGGAACGCATCATCCTCGATCCCGGCATCGGCTTCGGCAAGTCGCTGGCCGAGAACCTCGCCGTCATGAATGCGCTGGCGATGTACCATGCGCTCGGCTGTCCGCTGCTGCTGGGCGCGAGTCGCAAGCGGATGATTGGGGCGCTGAGTAATGAAGCGCCCGCCGAACAGCGCCTCGGCGGCAGTATCGCCCTCGCGATCGCGGGCATGAATGCAGGCGTCCAGTTGCTGCGGGTCCACGACGTTCCGCAGACGGTGCAGGCGCGCAATGTCTGGCGCGGCCAGCGCGATGCGGCGCTGACCGATTTCGCCGAATTGCCGGGCAGCTAG
- a CDS encoding SDR family oxidoreductase, with the protein MTGRLKGKRAVVTGGARGIGRGICEAFVREGASVLLTDIDEVEGKSAAEAIGCEFLKLDVRDEAAWLALEKSHPAIDIMVNNAGITGFESSPGPHDPENASLEDWHAVHAVNNDGTFLGCRYAIRAMKAAGTGSIINMSSRSGLVGIPGAAAYASSKAAIRNHSKSVALYCAQHGWKIRCNSVHPAAILTPIWEPMLGDGPDREEKMAALVSDTPLKRFGTVEEVAAMCVFLASDESAYTTGAELTLDGGLLAGSAASPGS; encoded by the coding sequence ATGACTGGTCGGCTGAAGGGAAAACGGGCTGTCGTAACCGGCGGCGCACGCGGGATCGGGCGCGGCATCTGCGAAGCATTCGTCCGCGAGGGCGCAAGCGTCCTGCTGACCGATATCGACGAGGTAGAGGGCAAGTCCGCTGCAGAGGCGATCGGCTGCGAGTTCCTGAAGCTCGATGTGCGCGACGAGGCGGCCTGGCTCGCGCTCGAGAAATCGCATCCGGCGATCGACATCATGGTCAACAACGCGGGCATCACGGGCTTCGAAAGCTCTCCCGGCCCGCATGATCCGGAAAACGCCTCGCTGGAAGACTGGCACGCTGTGCACGCAGTCAACAACGACGGCACATTCCTCGGCTGCCGCTACGCGATCCGCGCGATGAAGGCAGCGGGGACAGGCTCGATCATCAACATGTCCTCGCGCTCGGGCCTCGTCGGCATCCCCGGCGCTGCGGCCTATGCATCGAGCAAGGCGGCGATCCGCAACCACTCGAAGTCGGTCGCGCTCTATTGCGCGCAGCACGGCTGGAAGATCCGCTGCAACTCGGTCCATCCCGCTGCAATCCTCACCCCTATCTGGGAGCCGATGCTGGGCGACGGCCCCGACCGCGAGGAGAAGATGGCAGCGCTGGTTTCCGATACGCCGCTCAAGCGCTTCGGCACGGTCGAGGAGGTCGCCGCCATGTGCGTATTCCTCGCCAGCGACGAGAGCGCCTATACGACCGGCGCGGAGCTGACCCTCGACGGCGGCCTGCTGGCAGGCTCAGCCGCTTCGCCGGGGTCCTAG
- a CDS encoding sigma-54 dependent transcriptional regulator, translating into MAESDSRLLMLIDDEPAQSRLITALAAREGWRTLVVSDSETAIATLGTRQGMQLSAIILDQWVPGDDACELIRQLKERRPGLPILMLTASASPLLAVEAMRAGANDYLIKPVAPDRLMQALRSATKQEAPRDELQPLTEKLSPLLDFDSMIGTAPNFRAALAKAAKAARGHGSVLIEGESGTGKEMLLRAMHAASPRAKAPFRLINARGVPANSIESVLFGHEQNAFPGAFDRQIGALQHCDGGTLVIDEIDRLSEDLQAKLAETLRSGIVRPVGAKHGFRVDVRLLSASNLPLADLNDQGHFHPDLLKEISSTKITMPALRERPGDIAALARYFLGKIGEQPGLRSLSISDSALTLLSAYDWPGNVRQLQAVLFRAAVFCEGQTLTIDHFPQLSELLGEIREESAKPIQEGVGVMLYAADGNLRPLEEIEADVIRLAIGHYRGRMTEVARRLGIGRSTLYRKLADLGIDNAA; encoded by the coding sequence ATGGCCGAAAGCGATTCGCGCTTGCTGATGCTTATCGACGATGAACCGGCGCAGAGCCGGCTCATCACCGCACTCGCTGCACGCGAGGGATGGCGCACGCTCGTCGTGTCCGATTCCGAGACGGCGATTGCCACCCTTGGCACGCGGCAGGGCATGCAGCTGTCCGCCATCATCCTCGACCAGTGGGTGCCGGGTGACGATGCCTGCGAGCTGATTCGCCAATTGAAGGAACGCCGCCCCGGCCTGCCAATCCTCATGCTGACCGCCAGCGCCTCCCCGCTGCTGGCAGTCGAGGCAATGCGCGCAGGCGCAAACGATTATCTCATCAAGCCGGTCGCTCCGGACCGGTTGATGCAGGCGCTGCGCAGTGCAACCAAGCAGGAAGCGCCGCGCGACGAACTGCAGCCGCTGACCGAGAAACTCTCGCCGCTGCTCGACTTCGATTCGATGATCGGAACCGCGCCCAACTTCCGGGCGGCATTGGCAAAGGCGGCCAAGGCGGCGCGCGGCCACGGCAGCGTGCTGATCGAGGGCGAGAGCGGCACCGGCAAGGAAATGCTGCTGCGTGCGATGCATGCGGCAAGCCCGCGCGCCAAGGCTCCTTTCCGCCTGATCAACGCCCGCGGCGTACCGGCGAATTCCATCGAATCCGTCCTCTTCGGACATGAGCAGAACGCCTTTCCGGGTGCATTCGACCGCCAGATCGGCGCCTTGCAGCACTGCGACGGCGGCACGCTGGTGATCGACGAGATCGACCGGCTGAGCGAGGATCTGCAGGCCAAGCTTGCCGAGACGCTGCGCAGCGGCATCGTCCGTCCGGTCGGCGCGAAGCACGGCTTCCGCGTCGATGTGCGCCTGCTGAGCGCGAGCAACCTGCCGCTCGCCGATCTCAACGATCAGGGGCATTTCCACCCGGATCTGCTGAAGGAAATCTCCAGCACCAAGATCACCATGCCCGCCCTGCGCGAACGGCCCGGCGATATCGCGGCGCTCGCGCGCTATTTCCTCGGCAAGATCGGGGAACAGCCGGGGCTTCGCTCGCTCTCGATCAGCGACAGCGCATTGACGCTGCTGTCGGCCTACGACTGGCCGGGCAATGTCCGCCAGCTACAGGCGGTCCTGTTCCGTGCAGCAGTCTTCTGCGAGGGGCAGACGCTGACCATCGACCACTTCCCGCAGCTTTCCGAGCTGCTCGGCGAGATCCGCGAGGAAAGCGCCAAGCCGATACAGGAAGGCGTCGGGGTCATGCTCTACGCAGCCGACGGCAACCTGCGCCCGCTCGAAGAGATCGAGGCCGACGTCATTCGCCTCGCCATCGGCCACTATCGCGGCCGCATGACCGAAGTCGCCCGCCGTCTCGGCATCGGGCGCTCCACGCTCTACCGCAAACTCGCCGATCTCGGCATCGACAACGCCGCATAG
- a CDS encoding aa3-type cytochrome c oxidase subunit IV: MSANDMKAAEKTYGGFIASLKWAVPLIALIALVVVVLIAD, encoded by the coding sequence ATGTCCGCAAACGACATGAAAGCTGCTGAAAAAACCTATGGCGGCTTCATCGCATCGCTCAAATGGGCCGTGCCGCTGATTGCCCTGATCGCCCTCGTGGTGGTCGTGCTGATCGCAGACTGA
- a CDS encoding NAD(P) transhydrogenase subunit alpha, whose translation MRIATLKERAAGETRVSVTPETVKKFIALGAEMAVEEGAGEGASISDEAYREAGAEVTTGPKAVAGADIVLGVQAPDVMTLAGAKDGAWVAATFDPFRDKARVEAYAKAGFEALSMEFMPRITRAQSMDVLSSQSNLAGYKAVLAAADEFGRAFPMMMTAAGTIHAAKAFIMGVGVAGLQAIATARRLGAQVSATDVRSATKEQIQSLGAKPIFVESVEGIEGEGSGGYATEMSEEYQKAQAELVSGHIAKQDIVITTALIPGRDAPRLISDAQIATMKPGSVIFDLAVAQGGNVEGSEADKVVVKHGVKIMGFSNTPAHLAADASALFARNLYNFLSAFWDKDAGKPVLDEEIGDAIRLTQGGKVVNERLQG comes from the coding sequence TTGCGCATAGCGACCCTGAAAGAGCGCGCAGCGGGGGAAACGCGCGTTTCAGTGACGCCCGAGACGGTGAAGAAATTCATCGCACTCGGAGCGGAAATGGCTGTCGAGGAGGGCGCCGGGGAGGGCGCCTCAATCTCCGACGAGGCCTATCGCGAAGCCGGAGCAGAAGTCACCACCGGGCCGAAAGCGGTCGCGGGGGCCGACATCGTGCTCGGCGTCCAGGCACCTGACGTCATGACGCTCGCCGGAGCGAAGGATGGCGCGTGGGTGGCTGCCACCTTCGATCCCTTCCGCGACAAGGCGCGTGTCGAGGCCTACGCGAAAGCGGGCTTCGAGGCGCTGTCGATGGAATTCATGCCGCGCATCACGCGTGCGCAGAGCATGGACGTGCTCTCCAGCCAGTCGAACCTTGCAGGCTACAAGGCGGTGCTCGCAGCGGCGGACGAGTTCGGCCGCGCCTTTCCGATGATGATGACTGCCGCTGGGACGATCCACGCGGCGAAGGCCTTCATCATGGGTGTCGGCGTTGCAGGCTTGCAGGCCATCGCGACCGCTCGCCGCCTCGGTGCGCAGGTTTCCGCGACCGACGTACGCTCGGCGACCAAGGAGCAGATCCAGTCGCTCGGCGCGAAGCCGATCTTCGTCGAAAGCGTCGAGGGTATCGAGGGCGAAGGCTCGGGCGGCTATGCCACCGAGATGAGCGAGGAATACCAGAAGGCGCAGGCCGAGCTGGTATCCGGCCACATCGCCAAGCAGGACATCGTCATCACCACCGCGCTCATCCCGGGCCGCGATGCACCGCGCCTGATTTCGGACGCGCAGATCGCGACGATGAAACCGGGCAGCGTGATCTTCGACCTCGCCGTAGCGCAAGGCGGCAATGTCGAGGGGAGCGAGGCCGACAAGGTCGTGGTGAAACACGGCGTGAAGATCATGGGCTTCTCCAACACGCCCGCGCATCTCGCCGCCGATGCATCGGCGCTGTTTGCGCGCAACCTCTACAACTTCCTCTCCGCCTTCTGGGACAAGGACGCGGGCAAGCCGGTTCTCGACGAGGAAATCGGCGATGCGATCCGCCTGACGCAGGGCGGCAAGGTCGTAAACGAGAGGCTCCAAGGGTGA
- a CDS encoding NAD(P) transhydrogenase subunit alpha gives MDFISILSIFVLACFVGYYVVWSVTPALHTPLMAVTNAISSVIIVGALIASAEAGSLVAKWLGLAAVVLASVNIFGGFAVTERMLAMYKKKEKK, from the coding sequence ATGGACTTCATTTCCATCCTATCGATTTTCGTGCTGGCGTGTTTCGTCGGCTATTACGTGGTCTGGTCGGTTACGCCCGCGCTGCACACGCCGCTGATGGCGGTGACCAATGCGATTTCCTCGGTGATCATCGTCGGCGCGCTCATCGCGAGTGCCGAGGCGGGTAGCCTCGTTGCCAAGTGGCTCGGCCTTGCCGCCGTCGTACTGGCTAGCGTGAACATCTTCGGCGGCTTTGCCGTCACCGAGCGCATGCTCGCGATGTACAAGAAGAAGGAGAAGAAGTGA
- a CDS encoding NAD(P)(+) transhydrogenase (Re/Si-specific) subunit beta: protein MFSFLAAGAESGGVNPWVALAYLVAGIFFILALRGLSSPSTSRAGNRFGMAGMLIAVITTLVTHEVASLPEIGVAMFLGGIIGFTIARRIAMTAMPELVAAFHSLVGLAAVLVGWAAYLEPGAFGLLDGDTIATVSRVEMALGVAIGAITFSGSVIAFAKLSGKMSGAPILLPARHVINLGTLVAIIVLTALFAMGQVASQEYFIAITVLAFVVGFLLIIPIGGADMPVVVSMLNSYSGWAAAAMGFTLGNTAMIITGALVGASGAILSYIMCRAMNRSFISVIAGGFGADASAGGGGGGEQRPYKTGSAEDAAYMLEQAEKVIIIPGYGMAVAQAQHALREMCDLLEEQGVEVKFAIHPVAGRMPGHMNVLLAEASVDYDKVFELEDINSEFAQADVAFIIGANDVVNPAAKTDKSSPIYGMPVFDVDKAKQVFFIKRSMGGVGYAGVDNDVFYMDQTVMLLSDAKKMVEEIVKALD from the coding sequence ATGTTCTCCTTCCTTGCAGCCGGGGCCGAAAGCGGCGGCGTGAACCCGTGGGTTGCGCTCGCCTATCTCGTTGCTGGCATCTTCTTCATCCTGGCGCTTCGCGGGCTTTCGAGCCCGAGCACCAGCCGCGCGGGCAACCGCTTCGGCATGGCAGGGATGCTCATCGCCGTCATTACTACGCTGGTGACGCACGAAGTTGCGAGCCTGCCGGAAATCGGCGTGGCGATGTTCCTCGGCGGGATCATCGGCTTCACCATCGCGCGGCGCATCGCCATGACCGCGATGCCGGAACTGGTTGCTGCGTTCCACTCGCTCGTCGGTCTCGCTGCGGTGCTGGTCGGCTGGGCGGCCTATCTCGAACCGGGTGCTTTCGGCCTACTCGATGGCGATACGATTGCGACTGTCAGCCGCGTGGAAATGGCGCTGGGCGTCGCGATCGGTGCGATTACCTTCTCAGGCTCCGTGATCGCCTTTGCCAAGCTTTCGGGCAAAATGAGTGGCGCGCCGATCCTGCTGCCCGCACGTCACGTAATCAACCTCGGCACGCTGGTCGCCATCATCGTGCTGACCGCGCTCTTCGCGATGGGCCAGGTGGCGAGCCAGGAATATTTCATCGCCATCACTGTGCTGGCATTCGTCGTCGGTTTCCTGCTGATCATCCCGATCGGCGGGGCTGATATGCCGGTCGTGGTCTCGATGCTGAATTCCTATTCGGGCTGGGCCGCTGCGGCGATGGGCTTCACCCTCGGCAACACCGCGATGATCATAACTGGCGCGCTGGTCGGCGCGTCGGGTGCGATCCTCAGCTACATCATGTGCCGCGCGATGAACCGCAGCTTCATCTCGGTCATTGCGGGCGGTTTCGGTGCCGATGCGAGCGCGGGCGGCGGCGGTGGGGGCGAGCAGCGTCCCTACAAGACCGGCAGCGCGGAAGACGCCGCCTACATGCTCGAACAGGCCGAGAAGGTCATCATCATCCCGGGCTACGGCATGGCGGTCGCGCAGGCGCAGCATGCGCTGCGTGAAATGTGCGACCTGCTCGAAGAACAGGGTGTCGAAGTGAAGTTCGCCATCCACCCTGTCGCGGGGCGCATGCCGGGGCACATGAACGTGCTGCTGGCCGAAGCGAGCGTCGATTACGACAAGGTCTTCGAGCTTGAGGACATCAATAGCGAATTCGCACAGGCCGATGTCGCCTTCATCATCGGCGCGAACGACGTGGTGAACCCGGCCGCCAAGACGGACAAGAGCTCGCCCATTTACGGCATGCCGGTGTTCGACGTCGACAAGGCCAAGCAGGTCTTCTTCATCAAGCGCTCGATGGGCGGGGTCGGCTATGCGGGCGTCGACAACGACGTTTTCTACATGGACCAGACCGTGATGCTGCTGTCCGATGCGAAGAAGATGGTCGAGGAAATCGTGAAGGCGCTCGACTGA
- a CDS encoding DUF2147 domain-containing protein has protein sequence MRKIALALAFAGAALTAGTAQASPASIEGKWKTDDGRSVIAFYKCGNAMCGRIDRFLVPEPAGGARDTENPKAALRDRKLLGLRIFWDLTADGSRFKGEGYSPEDGRYFDAQVWRSGNTLKVKGCVLLFCRTANFTRA, from the coding sequence ATGAGGAAGATTGCACTTGCCCTGGCCTTTGCCGGAGCCGCCCTGACTGCCGGTACGGCGCAGGCTTCGCCCGCTTCGATCGAGGGCAAATGGAAGACCGATGACGGGCGTTCGGTCATCGCGTTCTACAAGTGCGGCAATGCGATGTGCGGGCGGATCGACCGGTTTCTCGTGCCCGAACCGGCAGGCGGTGCGCGCGATACGGAGAACCCCAAGGCGGCCCTGCGCGATCGCAAGCTGCTTGGCCTCCGGATTTTCTGGGACCTCACCGCCGACGGCAGCCGCTTCAAGGGTGAAGGCTATAGCCCGGAAGACGGACGCTATTTCGATGCGCAGGTCTGGCGCAGCGGTAACACGCTGAAGGTGAAGGGCTGCGTCCTGCTGTTCTGCCGGACGGCGAATTTCACCCGCGCCTGA